In Gordonia phthalatica, one genomic interval encodes:
- a CDS encoding PepSY domain-containing protein, translated as MERRAVKIAIATAALMAIPLVGACSNDSADTAANTVTVSASVTQPSVQDSVGLTTLKPKVAWRDALATAKKEAGGEPTSIRLSHDNRLVYEIELVSGTQETSIDVDATSGTVFQRDVDHDGDMSEVIDLDGIIEPDRAIAAAVKASPGRIVEWTIERDKGRVVYDVEIRDGSRSVDVTVDAKTGQVIETDD; from the coding sequence ATGGAACGTCGTGCTGTGAAGATCGCGATCGCCACCGCCGCTCTGATGGCGATTCCACTGGTGGGAGCCTGCTCCAACGACTCCGCCGACACCGCAGCGAACACGGTCACCGTGTCCGCGTCAGTCACTCAGCCGTCGGTGCAGGACAGCGTGGGCCTGACCACCCTGAAACCGAAGGTCGCCTGGCGCGACGCTCTCGCGACGGCGAAGAAGGAGGCAGGCGGCGAGCCCACCTCCATCCGGCTCTCGCACGACAACCGCCTCGTCTACGAGATCGAGCTCGTGTCCGGTACCCAGGAGACGTCCATCGACGTCGACGCGACCAGCGGGACGGTCTTCCAACGCGACGTCGACCACGACGGTGACATGTCCGAGGTGATCGACCTCGACGGCATCATCGAACCCGACCGTGCGATCGCGGCCGCCGTCAAGGCGTCACCGGGACGCATCGTGGAGTGGACCATCGAGCGCGACAAGGGGCGCGTGGTCTACGACGTCGAGATCCGCGACGGCAGCCGCAGCGTGGACGTGACCGTCGACGCGAAGACCGGACAGGTCATCGAGACAGACGACTGA
- a CDS encoding alpha/beta hydrolase family protein, with product MSTTKRVRNWARGLLAMVAAMAATVVIVPAAAVAAPSTAPGTVIDSTARPDGWRGLSNGRALDYWTRDARGKPVPTGAAMFVPSGTAPRAGWPVVAFTHGTSGYGTGCGGQSGLDAQPSDFITRLVTAGYAVVATDYVGLGRFDTGVHPYLNTRSEATATIDAVRAARSLDPSLSKRWAVVGPSQGGQAALATAHRQRSEHLGLDFRGTVAIDPESDVEKIMPFLGPYVPAVPAPINKTYGFLLAVLAGLRQSDPAAAVDSYLTPLGRALVDGVGNGTCGAPNDPAMALGSAFAKPLGVGPLSPALNRYMAVPTSGYDAPILLLLNTLDTTVPSPLHAKLAADLALNRVDYRMVLGNGSHTDMNAQQWAAFDDFFTRAFR from the coding sequence ATGTCGACGACGAAGCGTGTGCGCAACTGGGCGCGCGGACTTCTGGCGATGGTCGCGGCGATGGCGGCGACGGTGGTCATCGTCCCCGCCGCCGCGGTGGCCGCACCGAGCACGGCGCCCGGAACCGTCATCGACAGCACGGCTCGGCCCGACGGGTGGCGCGGTCTGTCGAACGGACGGGCCCTCGACTACTGGACGCGCGACGCCCGCGGCAAACCGGTCCCGACCGGTGCGGCGATGTTCGTTCCGTCCGGCACTGCGCCGCGGGCGGGCTGGCCGGTGGTCGCGTTCACCCACGGCACCTCCGGGTATGGAACCGGGTGCGGAGGACAGAGCGGACTCGATGCGCAGCCGAGCGACTTCATCACCAGGCTGGTGACGGCCGGGTACGCGGTGGTCGCCACCGACTACGTGGGGCTGGGTCGATTCGACACCGGCGTCCACCCGTACCTCAACACCCGCAGCGAGGCGACGGCCACGATCGACGCAGTCCGTGCCGCCCGCAGTCTGGACCCGTCCCTCTCGAAGCGGTGGGCGGTCGTCGGACCGTCGCAGGGCGGACAGGCCGCACTCGCCACTGCGCACCGGCAGCGCAGCGAACACCTCGGCCTCGACTTCCGCGGAACCGTCGCCATCGATCCGGAATCGGACGTTGAGAAGATCATGCCGTTCCTCGGGCCGTACGTTCCGGCCGTGCCCGCGCCGATCAACAAGACGTACGGCTTTCTCCTCGCGGTACTCGCCGGGCTGCGTCAGTCCGATCCCGCCGCAGCCGTCGACTCCTACCTGACGCCGCTCGGCCGTGCTCTCGTCGACGGAGTGGGCAACGGAACGTGCGGTGCGCCCAACGATCCCGCGATGGCACTCGGGTCGGCTTTCGCCAAACCGCTCGGCGTCGGGCCGCTCTCACCCGCGCTCAACCGCTACATGGCGGTGCCGACCAGCGGCTACGACGCGCCGATCCTCCTGCTGCTCAACACCTTGGACACCACGGTGCCGTCGCCGTTGCATGCGAAACTCGCCGCCGATCTCGCGCTGAACCGCGTCGACTACCGGATGGTGCTCGGCAACGGCTCGCACACCGACATGAATGCGCAGCAGTGGGCGGCGTTCGACGACTTCTTCACCCGAGCTTTTCGCTGA
- a CDS encoding HNH endonuclease: MPPRARAARYARRRKLRMAQKEHDLTDVQWASLLDAWGGYAYCGAPGPGLQKDCMLAISRGGRYTIDNVVPCCRSCNASKCNTELTTWMRRKKLDERLFLERHYLIRRELTAEAPDASDS, translated from the coding sequence ATGCCTCCTCGTGCCCGCGCCGCTCGCTACGCCCGTCGACGGAAGCTGCGGATGGCTCAGAAGGAGCACGATCTCACCGACGTTCAGTGGGCGTCGCTGCTCGACGCCTGGGGCGGGTACGCGTACTGCGGCGCACCGGGACCCGGCCTGCAGAAGGACTGCATGCTGGCGATCTCGCGAGGCGGCCGGTACACGATCGACAACGTGGTGCCGTGCTGCCGCTCGTGCAACGCGAGCAAGTGCAACACCGAACTCACCACGTGGATGCGACGCAAGAAGCTCGACGAACGACTGTTCCTGGAACGGCACTACCTCATCCGACGCGAACTCACCGCCGAGGCACCCGACGCCTCAGACTCCTGA
- a CDS encoding 3-hydroxybutyryl-CoA dehydrogenase has product MNRIGVIGGGTMGAGIAEVCAKAGSDVLVLETKQEFADSATARITKSISRGVAKGKISQEDADAAIARVKLTLDVNEFADRELVIEAAPEVEAIKHDIFAKLDAVVKPETILATNTSSIPIIKIAAATAHPERVVGVHFFNPVPVMPLVEIISALTTAPETAATVTDYAKNVLGKTTVQAGDRSGFIVNALLIPYLCQAIRMYDSGYASAEDIDAAMKGGCGYPMGPLTLCDTVGLDICLAAAESLYDEFAEPHFAPPALLRRMVDAGRLGRKSGRGFYDYSA; this is encoded by the coding sequence GTGAATCGAATCGGCGTGATCGGCGGCGGCACCATGGGTGCGGGCATCGCCGAGGTGTGTGCCAAGGCGGGCAGTGATGTGCTGGTGCTGGAGACCAAGCAGGAGTTCGCGGACAGCGCTACCGCGCGCATCACCAAGTCGATCAGCCGCGGCGTCGCCAAGGGCAAGATCTCGCAGGAGGACGCCGACGCGGCCATCGCTCGCGTGAAGCTGACCCTCGACGTCAACGAGTTCGCCGACCGCGAGCTGGTCATCGAGGCCGCTCCCGAGGTCGAGGCCATCAAGCACGACATCTTCGCCAAGCTCGACGCCGTCGTGAAGCCGGAGACCATCCTCGCGACCAACACCTCGTCGATTCCGATCATCAAGATCGCAGCCGCCACCGCCCACCCGGAGCGGGTCGTCGGCGTTCATTTCTTCAACCCCGTCCCGGTGATGCCGCTGGTCGAGATCATCTCCGCGCTCACCACGGCTCCGGAGACCGCCGCCACCGTCACCGACTACGCCAAGAACGTGCTCGGCAAGACCACCGTCCAGGCTGGCGACCGCTCGGGCTTCATCGTCAACGCCCTGCTGATCCCGTACCTGTGCCAGGCCATCCGCATGTACGACTCGGGCTACGCCAGCGCCGAGGACATCGACGCCGCGATGAAGGGCGGCTGCGGCTACCCGATGGGTCCGCTGACCCTCTGCGACACCGTCGGCCTCGACATCTGCCTGGCCGCCGCCGAGTCGCTGTACGACGAGTTCGCCGAGCCGCACTTCGCGCCGCCGGCCCTGCTGCGTCGCATGGTCGACGCCGGTCGCCTCGGCCGCAAGAGCGGTCGCGGCTTCTACGACTACAGCGCGTAG
- a CDS encoding DUF2249 domain-containing protein, whose protein sequence is MQELPITEAASTCQCEEEHGLPELDASAIPHAIRHGSVIGAFHQVRPGAAMILKAPHDPKPLLAQLVQIEGDAIDISYVQQGPDAWKIRLGRK, encoded by the coding sequence ATGCAGGAACTGCCCATCACCGAGGCCGCCTCCACCTGCCAGTGCGAAGAGGAGCACGGACTCCCCGAACTGGACGCCAGCGCCATCCCGCACGCGATTCGTCACGGCTCGGTCATCGGCGCGTTCCACCAGGTCCGACCGGGTGCCGCGATGATCTTGAAGGCGCCGCACGACCCGAAGCCGCTGCTCGCCCAGCTGGTGCAGATCGAGGGCGACGCCATCGACATCAGCTACGTCCAGCAGGGCCCCGACGCGTGGAAGATCCGCCTCGGCCGCAAGTGA
- a CDS encoding helix-turn-helix transcriptional regulator, with protein MMNTESTLDGTRRRVLDEIRTASIPPTVDELAAALDLHPNSVRLHTSALRDAGLVTQSSRGGGGRGRPLAAYSPTIRGARAGHRNYEVLAEVLVDHLATSSDDPSTAARNAGHAWGARLASDRNDTTALTPTILHELGFEPDHRGSTIELRNCPFRELVDSHQRVVCALHAGMLDGLAERDDAPVTLVPFTSPTCCTVRFDE; from the coding sequence ATGATGAACACCGAATCCACGCTCGACGGCACGCGTCGTCGGGTACTCGACGAGATCCGGACCGCGTCGATTCCGCCGACCGTCGACGAACTCGCGGCGGCACTCGACCTGCATCCGAACTCGGTTCGGCTGCACACCTCGGCGCTGCGCGATGCCGGCCTCGTCACGCAATCCAGTCGCGGTGGCGGTGGACGCGGCCGGCCGCTCGCGGCCTACTCCCCCACGATCCGCGGCGCCCGCGCCGGACACCGGAACTACGAGGTGCTCGCCGAGGTCCTCGTCGACCATCTCGCGACGTCTTCGGACGACCCGTCCACCGCCGCCCGAAACGCCGGACACGCCTGGGGCGCGCGCCTCGCCTCCGACCGGAACGACACCACGGCACTGACGCCGACGATCCTCCACGAGCTCGGCTTCGAACCGGACCACCGCGGCTCGACGATCGAGCTGCGGAACTGCCCGTTCCGCGAACTCGTCGATTCGCATCAGCGGGTGGTCTGCGCCCTGCACGCGGGAATGCTCGACGGCCTCGCTGAGCGCGACGACGCTCCGGTCACGCTCGTGCCCTTCACTTCGCCGACGTGCTGCACGGTGCGGTTCGACGAGTAG
- a CDS encoding DUF222 domain-containing protein has product MATTTAERTSSTRSSVVVTDDAIQVRIPRPDTAGPQSARAATLAFAARADSFQGLVLWHRYEAIYALLVARMAQADANGANTEYTRVYDPLCQVAASYAVAAGVRQRSAEHFVEAAQACFEKIPTVGRLLRDGLITPAWFTRVVEQTSLVIDPDLMAFLDAEIAHRLSTLGGLTSKRVEDAVKVIVAEHDPDAVMLTREEVTAQKNVIVNPLNEGMSEVIVTTTAEDAILIKDALDAVIAGVCPFDPRTRGQLRSDAAAARLTGAPFVCACGREDCAAELSDEAVAARCARVVLHVVARKDTLDGTSTLPALLDGYGPISADHARELAARPDAVRRELNLDELMDHQAQPGNPYRPTAALDTAARAVHGTCSWVGCDRPAWKCDLDHVTEFNHADPAAGGATCACNLNPKCKFHHGLKTHAAGWLDDQIVGADGVIWTEITTPEGLTVRKQAANGWLIPELGLIPCSHGGATRPGSGHAEGAPEPGRARTRLEAKHRYRMRQRAANRRAREAAIAAMEAADGEPPF; this is encoded by the coding sequence ATGGCAACGACAACAGCAGAACGAACCAGTTCGACCCGCTCGTCGGTGGTGGTGACCGACGACGCGATCCAAGTGCGGATCCCGCGACCCGACACGGCAGGACCACAGTCGGCCAGGGCGGCCACACTCGCCTTTGCCGCCCGAGCGGACTCCTTCCAAGGGCTGGTCCTGTGGCACCGGTACGAGGCCATCTACGCGCTGTTGGTGGCGCGGATGGCGCAGGCCGACGCGAACGGCGCGAACACCGAGTACACGCGGGTCTACGACCCGCTGTGCCAGGTCGCTGCGTCGTACGCGGTCGCCGCCGGGGTGCGGCAGAGGTCGGCGGAGCACTTCGTCGAAGCCGCCCAGGCATGCTTCGAGAAGATTCCGACGGTGGGGCGTCTGCTGCGCGACGGACTGATCACCCCGGCATGGTTCACCCGGGTCGTCGAACAGACCTCCCTGGTCATCGACCCCGACCTGATGGCGTTCCTCGATGCGGAGATCGCCCACCGCCTCTCCACCCTCGGCGGCCTCACCTCCAAGCGCGTCGAGGACGCCGTCAAGGTGATCGTCGCCGAACACGACCCGGACGCGGTCATGCTGACCCGCGAAGAAGTCACAGCGCAGAAGAACGTGATCGTGAACCCCCTCAACGAGGGCATGTCGGAGGTCATCGTCACCACCACCGCCGAGGACGCCATCCTCATCAAAGACGCCCTCGACGCGGTGATCGCCGGAGTCTGCCCATTCGATCCGCGTACCCGTGGGCAGTTGCGCTCCGATGCGGCCGCCGCCCGCCTGACCGGTGCCCCGTTCGTCTGCGCGTGCGGTCGTGAGGACTGTGCCGCCGAACTGTCGGACGAGGCTGTGGCCGCCCGCTGCGCCCGCGTCGTCCTGCACGTGGTGGCCCGCAAGGACACCCTCGACGGCACCTCCACGCTCCCGGCGCTGCTCGACGGCTACGGTCCCATCTCCGCCGACCACGCCCGCGAGCTCGCCGCCCGCCCGGACGCGGTCCGCCGGGAGTTGAACCTGGATGAGTTGATGGATCATCAGGCCCAGCCGGGCAACCCGTATCGGCCGACGGCCGCGTTGGACACCGCGGCGCGCGCCGTGCACGGGACGTGCTCGTGGGTCGGGTGCGATCGTCCGGCGTGGAAGTGCGACCTGGATCATGTGACCGAGTTCAATCACGCCGACCCCGCCGCGGGCGGTGCGACGTGTGCGTGCAACCTGAACCCGAAGTGCAAGTTCCACCACGGTCTGAAAACCCACGCGGCCGGCTGGCTCGACGATCAGATCGTCGGTGCGGACGGGGTGATCTGGACCGAGATCACCACCCCCGAAGGGCTGACAGTGCGGAAGCAGGCCGCGAACGGGTGGCTGATTCCGGAGTTGGGTTTGATTCCGTGTTCGCATGGCGGGGCGACACGCCCGGGTTCCGGACACGCCGAGGGTGCACCGGAACCGGGGCGGGCGCGTACTCGGTTGGAGGCCAAGCACCGGTACCGGATGCGGCAGCGGGCGGCGAACCGCCGGGCTCGCGAGGCCGCGATCGCGGCGATGGAGGCCGCCGACGGCGAGCCACCGTTCTGA
- a CDS encoding glutaminase: MRSPIPDYLAEALQSVESDTTGATADYIPELADADPDLLAAAFCTEDGRLYSQGDVDVAFSIQSISKPFVYALALADRGFDEVLGKISVEPSGDAFNDMSLEEGTGRPRNPMINAGAIATHTLAGRRGADPKDRIERIIDGLSAFAGRPLDVDEAVYESEIATAYRNRALANMLRANGIIDEDPLIAVSGYTRQCSVRVTVEDLALMAATLANRGVNPRTGAPVVPAPAVRQTLSVMATCGMYDGAGDWMTRVGIPAKSGVSGGLIGALPGQAGLATFSPRLDDHGNSVRGVDLFQRFTSDMGMHLMEVPPPGPSVVRSRRVFGHGPLAVQVVSLQGSIRFAGAERILRDFEDDPPEQKRIAISLVRVGSVGDVARRMILEAIRRLTLDGHDLFLIDPDGVLPDPDPGDGGRVTVVGRREDIAGFVRK; the protein is encoded by the coding sequence GTGCGCTCTCCGATTCCTGACTACCTCGCCGAGGCCTTGCAGTCCGTCGAGTCCGACACCACCGGTGCGACGGCCGATTACATCCCCGAGCTCGCAGATGCCGATCCCGATCTCCTTGCGGCGGCGTTCTGCACGGAGGACGGGCGACTGTATTCGCAGGGCGATGTCGATGTCGCGTTCAGCATCCAGTCCATCTCCAAGCCGTTCGTCTACGCCCTGGCGTTGGCCGACCGGGGCTTCGACGAGGTGCTCGGGAAGATCAGCGTGGAGCCGAGCGGCGACGCCTTCAACGACATGTCGCTGGAGGAGGGCACGGGACGCCCCCGCAACCCGATGATCAATGCGGGCGCCATCGCCACACACACCCTGGCGGGCCGCCGCGGCGCCGACCCGAAGGATCGGATCGAGCGGATCATCGACGGACTCAGTGCTTTCGCCGGCCGACCTCTCGACGTCGACGAGGCCGTGTACGAGTCCGAGATCGCCACCGCGTATCGCAATCGGGCACTCGCGAACATGCTGCGCGCCAACGGGATCATCGACGAGGATCCACTGATCGCAGTCAGCGGATACACGCGGCAGTGCTCGGTCCGTGTCACCGTCGAAGACCTCGCGCTGATGGCCGCGACCCTCGCCAACCGGGGTGTCAACCCGCGGACTGGTGCACCGGTCGTGCCCGCGCCGGCGGTCCGCCAGACGCTCAGCGTGATGGCGACGTGTGGAATGTACGACGGTGCCGGCGACTGGATGACGCGCGTCGGCATCCCCGCCAAGAGCGGTGTCTCCGGAGGGCTCATCGGAGCTCTGCCGGGGCAGGCCGGCCTCGCCACCTTCTCGCCGCGCCTCGACGACCACGGCAACAGTGTCCGCGGCGTCGACCTGTTCCAGCGCTTCACGTCCGACATGGGCATGCACCTGATGGAGGTCCCGCCGCCGGGCCCGTCGGTGGTGCGCAGTCGACGGGTCTTCGGACACGGCCCGCTCGCCGTGCAGGTGGTGTCACTGCAGGGTTCGATCCGGTTCGCCGGTGCCGAGCGGATCCTCCGTGACTTCGAGGACGACCCGCCCGAGCAGAAGCGCATTGCGATCAGCCTGGTCCGCGTGGGTTCGGTCGGCGACGTCGCGCGCCGCATGATTCTCGAGGCGATCCGCAGACTCACCCTCGACGGTCACGACCTCTTCCTCATCGACCCCGATGGTGTGCTACCGGACCCCGACCCCGGCGACGGCGGTCGCGTGACGGTGGTGGGTCGCCGCGAGGACATCGCCGGTTTCGTGCGAAAGTGA
- a CDS encoding YdeI/OmpD-associated family protein, whose amino-acid sequence MTQPDQILVFDDGDAWERWLEANHDVAAEAWLRIAKSRSKAGGLSIGDALDGALCFGWIDGQRRSNDDDSFLQRYSPRRRTSSWSKINVEKFEALAAAGRVRPAGFAAVDAAKADGRWNAAYESQRTAATPGDVATALADSPAAGAAFHSLSRSERYLAILPILKSRSPGRRAELVARLVVDLTSERPSAGE is encoded by the coding sequence ATGACGCAGCCCGATCAGATCCTGGTCTTCGACGACGGTGATGCGTGGGAACGCTGGTTGGAAGCGAACCACGACGTTGCTGCCGAAGCTTGGTTGCGGATCGCGAAGAGCAGGTCGAAGGCCGGTGGGCTCTCGATCGGCGACGCGCTCGACGGTGCCCTCTGCTTCGGGTGGATCGACGGCCAGCGGCGCTCGAACGACGACGACAGCTTCTTGCAGCGGTACTCGCCGCGGCGTCGGACCAGTTCGTGGTCGAAGATCAACGTCGAGAAGTTCGAAGCGCTGGCCGCGGCGGGGCGGGTCCGTCCGGCCGGATTCGCGGCGGTCGACGCAGCGAAGGCAGACGGCCGGTGGAATGCCGCCTACGAATCGCAGCGTACTGCCGCGACACCGGGCGACGTGGCGACCGCACTCGCTGACAGCCCGGCGGCCGGTGCGGCGTTCCACTCGCTGAGCAGGTCTGAGCGATACCTGGCGATCCTGCCGATCCTGAAGTCGCGGTCACCTGGCCGGCGAGCTGAACTGGTGGCGCGGCTCGTCGTCGACCTGACATCGGAACGGCCCTCCGCCGGGGAGTGA
- a CDS encoding MFS transporter — MKAVPRSRIIIASMVGTSIEFFDFYIYATAAVLVFPALFFPKGDDTAALLSSFATFGLAFVARPIGSMLFGHFGDRIGRKATLIGSLLTMGAATFIIGLLPTFDSVGYLAPALLALMRFCQGLGLGGEWSGAALLATETSEPGKRGWAAMWPQLGAPIGFLFANGLFLLLMLWMDFDAKTAATNHAFLTWGWRIPFLASSVIVILGLYVRLQLTETPVFAKAVAEGKKVRAPLAEVVRSSWRQLIIGTFVMLATYTLFYVVTTWVTSYGTGKVVDASGIKLSISFTDFLTLQLISVLFFAAFVPVSGWLADRYGRRPVLLIITAAIIVFGLSFRWFLDPNGIDETVMLVFLSVGMILMGLTFGPMSAVLPELFPTNVRYTGSGIAYNFASILGAAVAPFLATWLVHSYGVGWVGVYLAVAGALTFLAVCAVKETRDVELSDV, encoded by the coding sequence ATGAAGGCGGTACCGCGATCGCGGATCATCATCGCGTCGATGGTCGGAACAAGCATCGAGTTCTTCGACTTCTACATCTATGCGACCGCCGCAGTCCTGGTGTTTCCGGCGCTCTTCTTCCCGAAGGGCGACGACACCGCCGCGCTCCTCAGTTCATTCGCCACCTTCGGCCTCGCGTTCGTCGCACGCCCCATCGGCTCGATGCTGTTCGGGCACTTCGGTGACCGGATCGGTCGCAAGGCCACGCTGATCGGGTCGCTCCTCACGATGGGCGCGGCGACGTTCATCATCGGCCTGCTGCCGACGTTCGACTCGGTCGGCTATCTGGCGCCCGCACTGCTCGCGCTGATGCGCTTCTGCCAAGGACTCGGGCTCGGCGGAGAGTGGTCGGGAGCCGCGCTGCTCGCGACTGAGACCTCCGAACCGGGCAAGCGCGGCTGGGCCGCGATGTGGCCGCAGCTCGGTGCGCCGATCGGCTTCCTGTTCGCCAACGGACTGTTCCTGCTGCTGATGCTGTGGATGGACTTCGACGCCAAGACCGCCGCCACCAACCACGCCTTCCTCACGTGGGGATGGCGCATTCCGTTCCTCGCCAGCTCTGTGATCGTCATTCTCGGCCTGTACGTCCGCCTGCAGCTCACTGAGACCCCGGTCTTCGCAAAAGCCGTCGCCGAAGGCAAGAAGGTCCGCGCCCCGCTCGCCGAGGTGGTCCGCTCGTCGTGGCGTCAGCTGATCATCGGCACCTTCGTCATGCTCGCCACGTACACGCTGTTCTACGTCGTGACGACGTGGGTCACGTCGTACGGAACCGGCAAGGTGGTCGACGCGTCGGGCATCAAGCTGAGCATCTCGTTCACCGACTTCCTGACCCTGCAGCTCATCTCGGTGCTGTTCTTCGCGGCGTTCGTGCCGGTCTCCGGCTGGCTCGCGGACCGTTACGGGCGTCGTCCGGTCCTGTTGATCATCACCGCTGCGATCATCGTCTTCGGCCTGTCGTTCCGCTGGTTCCTCGACCCGAACGGCATCGACGAGACCGTGATGCTCGTCTTCCTGTCGGTCGGCATGATCCTGATGGGTCTGACCTTCGGGCCGATGAGCGCGGTGCTCCCCGAACTGTTCCCGACCAACGTCCGCTACACGGGGTCGGGGATCGCGTACAACTTCGCGTCGATCCTCGGCGCGGCGGTCGCTCCGTTCCTCGCGACGTGGCTGGTCCACAGCTACGGCGTCGGCTGGGTCGGCGTGTACCTGGCGGTCGCCGGCGCGCTCACCTTCCTCGCGGTGTGCGCGGTCAAGGAGACGCGGGACGTGGAGTTGTCGGACGTCTGA
- a CDS encoding CitMHS family transporter: MTTTRIETTMLVALGLGMVATFMYLIMTKRATPVVALILVPVAFGLFAGAGLGISDMISDGIKDLAPTAAMLFFAIVFFGIMIDVGLFDPIVRAVVRLVRNDPARLVVGTAILAAVVSLDGDGSTTFIIVTSALLPLYLKLGVSPVVLTVTAGLANGTLNILPWGGPTARAAAALKIDAADVFVPMVPSLVVAMIVVLAFAYHLGLMERRRIGRIEIRESILVGAGVASGGSSTDGPSNDGPIRRASGSADLGDEYTAGGGEGDAFSGVLDPHRATLRPRRLWVNAALTVGLLAVLGADVIAIPVLFMIAAGLALVINFPHIKEQQAAITRHSSSIVSVVAMVLAAAVLTGVFTGTGMVEALAHWLTGAIPDWMGPHLAIVTGLLSIPLTFLMSNDAFYFGVLPVLSETASRYGIDPTEMARASITGQPFHMQSPLVPAILLLVALAAVPLADHHKKVLWRAAVVSVTMLGVGALVGAIPF; the protein is encoded by the coding sequence GTGACGACGACGAGAATCGAGACGACGATGCTGGTAGCCCTCGGCCTGGGGATGGTGGCCACGTTCATGTACCTGATCATGACGAAACGTGCGACGCCGGTCGTCGCCCTGATCCTGGTGCCCGTGGCCTTCGGACTGTTCGCCGGTGCGGGCCTGGGCATCAGCGACATGATCTCCGACGGCATCAAGGACCTGGCACCGACGGCGGCGATGCTGTTCTTCGCCATCGTCTTCTTCGGCATCATGATCGATGTCGGGCTGTTCGATCCGATCGTCAGGGCCGTCGTCCGTCTGGTCCGCAATGATCCGGCTCGGCTGGTGGTCGGCACCGCGATCCTCGCTGCGGTCGTGTCCCTCGACGGCGACGGATCCACCACGTTCATCATCGTCACGTCGGCGCTGCTTCCGCTCTATCTGAAACTCGGGGTGAGCCCGGTGGTGCTGACGGTGACTGCGGGCTTGGCGAACGGAACGCTGAACATCCTGCCGTGGGGCGGTCCGACCGCCCGCGCCGCCGCCGCGCTGAAGATCGACGCCGCCGACGTGTTCGTCCCGATGGTGCCGTCGCTGGTCGTGGCCATGATCGTGGTCCTCGCCTTCGCGTACCACCTCGGACTGATGGAGCGACGCCGCATCGGCCGCATCGAGATCCGCGAGTCGATCCTGGTCGGCGCCGGCGTCGCCTCGGGGGGATCGTCGACAGACGGCCCGTCGAACGACGGCCCCATCCGCCGCGCCTCCGGCAGCGCCGATCTCGGCGACGAGTACACGGCCGGCGGCGGGGAAGGCGACGCCTTCTCCGGAGTCCTGGATCCCCATCGTGCGACGCTCCGCCCGCGACGCCTGTGGGTCAACGCGGCCCTCACCGTCGGACTGCTCGCCGTGCTCGGCGCCGACGTCATCGCCATTCCGGTGCTGTTCATGATCGCCGCGGGCCTGGCGCTGGTCATCAACTTCCCGCACATCAAGGAGCAGCAGGCGGCGATCACCCGACACTCGTCGTCGATCGTGTCGGTGGTCGCGATGGTCCTGGCCGCGGCCGTCCTGACCGGCGTCTTCACCGGCACCGGTATGGTCGAGGCGCTCGCGCACTGGCTGACCGGTGCGATCCCCGACTGGATGGGCCCGCATCTGGCGATCGTCACGGGCCTGCTGTCGATCCCGCTGACCTTCCTGATGAGCAATGACGCCTTCTACTTCGGCGTGCTGCCGGTTCTGTCGGAGACCGCGTCGCGGTACGGCATCGACCCGACGGAGATGGCGCGCGCCTCGATCACCGGGCAGCCGTTCCACATGCAGAGCCCGCTGGTGCCCGCCATCCTGCTGCTGGTCGCACTGGCAGCCGTCCCGCTCGCCGATCACCACAAGAAGGTGCTGTGGCGTGCGGCCGTGGTCTCGGTGACGATGCTCGGTGTCGGCGCGCTGGTCGGCGCGATCCCGTTCTGA